In one window of Allorhodopirellula heiligendammensis DNA:
- a CDS encoding HEAT repeat domain-containing protein encodes MTTSHANRRLGMGRRAILVVMLAAGTSGVTSGCKDGPMYALKTVNPYFTMRQWKRDEEIGITDHQRRQELQSLVKTMSGLPPERQAYWSKHLEQIYKHDANAEMRRLAVVAAGKSSDPSMLKLIEKSLEDDVIKVRMEACRALGNRREDEATRMLAETIGRSQNKDVRHAAISALAEHPGQVATNSLKLALEDRDPATQSLVIGALRQNTGKDYGDDPETWIAGLDGKDVDEKPRGGIGSYF; translated from the coding sequence TCGCACGCCAACCGGCGTTTGGGGATGGGGCGGCGTGCGATCCTTGTCGTCATGCTCGCAGCCGGGACATCTGGTGTGACCTCGGGGTGCAAAGACGGTCCGATGTATGCGCTCAAAACAGTGAACCCCTATTTCACTATGCGGCAGTGGAAGCGGGACGAGGAAATTGGGATTACGGACCACCAACGCCGCCAAGAACTCCAGTCGCTCGTCAAGACGATGTCGGGGCTTCCACCGGAGCGTCAGGCGTATTGGTCCAAGCATCTCGAGCAAATCTACAAGCACGATGCGAACGCGGAAATGCGTCGTTTGGCTGTTGTTGCGGCGGGGAAATCGTCGGACCCCTCGATGTTGAAATTAATTGAAAAGAGTTTAGAGGACGACGTGATCAAGGTCCGCATGGAAGCATGTCGGGCGCTGGGGAATCGCCGCGAAGACGAGGCGACGCGAATGTTAGCGGAGACGATCGGTCGTTCTCAGAACAAAGACGTGCGGCATGCCGCGATCTCGGCGCTCGCGGAGCATCCCGGCCAAGTCGCTACCAATTCGCTCAAACTCGCGTTGGAGGACCGAGACCCTGCGACGCAAAGTCTCGTGATCGGTGCCCTGCGGCAGAACACCGGCAAGGATTATGGTGACGATCCGGAGACCTGGATCGCGGGACTCGATGGCAAAGATGTGGATGAAAAACCCCGTGGCGGGATCGGATCCTACTTCTAG
- a CDS encoding DNA integrity scanning protein DisA nucleotide-binding domain protein, whose protein sequence is MATQRLTKHNASMILAGVALKADRNADALLLLLDGGTDWKRISELTDASKNTVIIAVDTLEDLDGAAEAGLRPLALNKEKAPLLERLQEALLEAAADEMIRTNGEVVAVYSGFQQGRLDSISHLQLDERMRRFTVRDLQTLESSVPLKTIKAVVDLASQIGREGREGKAVGTMFVVGDTRKVLEHSSDGGVDPFRGYNKKHRNLLDPKVQEDAKEVAQLDGAFVVTSEGVIERSRQMLEVSHEDLKMTKGLGSRHWAAAAITRKTKAVSVVISQSTGTVRLYQNGFLILQIVPMDKAVKWQEFAFEPPQQSSED, encoded by the coding sequence ATGGCGACTCAACGACTGACCAAACACAACGCGTCGATGATCCTCGCGGGTGTGGCGTTGAAAGCCGACCGCAATGCAGATGCTTTGTTGTTGTTGCTCGACGGTGGGACGGATTGGAAACGCATCTCCGAACTGACCGATGCGTCCAAAAACACCGTCATTATTGCGGTCGATACGCTTGAGGATCTGGACGGAGCCGCCGAAGCGGGCTTGCGTCCGCTGGCTTTGAACAAGGAAAAAGCGCCGCTGCTCGAGCGTCTCCAGGAGGCGTTGTTGGAGGCTGCCGCCGATGAGATGATCCGCACCAATGGTGAGGTGGTGGCCGTTTACAGTGGTTTCCAGCAGGGCCGTCTCGACTCGATCAGTCACCTGCAACTCGACGAACGGATGCGGCGGTTCACCGTCCGCGATCTGCAAACGCTCGAAAGCAGCGTGCCGTTGAAAACGATCAAGGCGGTCGTTGATCTGGCGTCACAAATCGGTCGGGAAGGCCGTGAAGGTAAAGCCGTCGGTACCATGTTTGTTGTCGGTGATACCCGCAAAGTGCTCGAGCATTCCAGCGACGGGGGCGTCGACCCATTTCGTGGGTACAATAAAAAACACCGCAATCTGCTTGATCCCAAGGTGCAAGAAGACGCCAAGGAGGTCGCCCAGCTCGACGGGGCCTTCGTCGTCACCAGCGAGGGGGTGATCGAGCGAAGCCGGCAGATGCTCGAGGTATCCCACGAAGATCTGAAAATGACCAAGGGCCTCGGCTCGCGGCACTGGGCCGCCGCGGCGATCACGCGAAAAACCAAGGCGGTCTCCGTCGTGATCAGTCAATCGACCGGAACCGTTCGGCTCTATCAAAACGGTTTCCTCATTCTGCAGATCGTGCCGATGGATAAAGCGGTGAAATGGCAGGAGTTTGCCTTCGAGCCACCGCAACAATCGAGTGAGGATTGA
- a CDS encoding class II fumarate hydratase, which yields MTNTRTERDSMGEVHVPADAYYGAQTQRAVENFPVSGWEMSPAMISAMGRVKWACGIANADLGKLTGSGKNPLSDKQVASMLSACQEIADGKLADQFPVDVFQTGSGTSSNMNINEVISNRAIEIDGGDRMSEGKSIHPNDHVNMGQSTNDTFPTAIHVATAVEIHNKLIPTLRRMHASLQAKAEAWDKIIKIGRTHLMDATPLRLGQEFGGFARQIEMSISRAERARDAVLELPVGGTAVGSGINTHPEFGARVAAELAKQTNIDFVEATNHFEGNANRDGLVEAHGQLKCIAQTLLGLANNIRWLGSGPRCGYYEIKLPTRQPGSSIMPGKVNPVMCESLMQIAARVIGNDTTVTVSGGCGGNFQLNIMMPVMGHTVLESIGLLDGGCAAFIEFCLDGMEPNEEACNAAVEQSLSMCTSLNPLIGYEQAAALAKEAFKTGQTIRELCEEKNLLPADQLKDALDPWKMTEPQA from the coding sequence ATGACCAACACCCGAACCGAACGCGACTCCATGGGCGAAGTTCACGTTCCCGCGGACGCCTACTACGGTGCACAAACCCAGCGTGCCGTTGAGAATTTCCCCGTCAGCGGTTGGGAGATGTCACCGGCAATGATCTCAGCGATGGGACGGGTCAAGTGGGCCTGCGGGATTGCCAATGCCGATCTCGGCAAGCTCACCGGTAGCGGCAAGAACCCGCTCTCGGACAAGCAAGTCGCTTCCATGTTGAGCGCCTGCCAGGAAATTGCCGACGGCAAACTGGCTGATCAATTTCCCGTTGACGTGTTCCAAACCGGCAGTGGAACAAGCAGCAACATGAACATCAACGAGGTCATCAGCAATCGCGCGATCGAGATCGACGGTGGCGATCGGATGTCGGAGGGGAAATCAATCCATCCCAACGATCACGTGAACATGGGGCAGAGTACCAATGACACGTTCCCCACTGCGATCCATGTCGCTACCGCTGTCGAGATCCACAACAAATTGATTCCGACACTGCGGCGGATGCACGCTTCGCTGCAGGCCAAGGCAGAGGCCTGGGACAAGATCATCAAGATTGGACGAACACACCTGATGGACGCCACGCCCCTGCGATTGGGCCAGGAGTTCGGCGGGTTTGCTCGCCAAATCGAAATGTCCATTAGTCGCGCCGAACGCGCCCGTGACGCTGTACTCGAATTGCCCGTGGGTGGGACGGCGGTGGGGAGCGGAATCAATACCCACCCTGAATTCGGGGCACGCGTCGCCGCGGAACTCGCCAAACAGACCAATATTGACTTCGTCGAGGCGACCAACCATTTCGAAGGCAATGCCAACCGCGATGGATTGGTCGAAGCCCACGGTCAACTCAAGTGCATCGCTCAGACCTTGCTGGGGCTGGCCAATAATATTCGTTGGCTCGGTAGTGGACCGCGGTGCGGTTACTACGAAATCAAACTGCCCACCCGGCAACCCGGCAGTTCGATCATGCCTGGTAAGGTGAATCCAGTGATGTGTGAATCGTTGATGCAGATCGCCGCCCGCGTGATTGGTAACGACACGACGGTCACCGTCAGTGGCGGATGTGGCGGCAACTTCCAGCTCAATATCATGATGCCCGTCATGGGGCACACCGTCCTTGAGTCAATCGGGCTGCTCGATGGCGGTTGTGCTGCCTTCATCGAATTCTGCCTCGATGGCATGGAACCGAACGAGGAAGCTTGCAACGCCGCAGTGGAACAATCGCTGTCGATGTGCACCAGTCTCAATCCATTGATTGGTTACGAACAAGCGGCCGCGTTGGCGAAGGAAGCCTTCAAAACCGGTCAGACGATCCGTGAACTCTGTGAGGAGAAAAACCTCCTGCCCGCTGACCAGCTCAAGGATGCTCTTGATCCTTGGAAAATGACGGAACCGCAAGCGTAG
- the cobA gene encoding uroporphyrinogen-III C-methyltransferase encodes MISPQKNPIAHTAPGFVALVGAGPGHPELLTLRGEHWLRRCDVVLYDGLTNADMLAHAPQAECICVGKHGQTRIWTQPEIIAETLRHASEGKCVVRLKGGDPAVFARTSEEVDALVAAKIRYEIVPGITAALAAGSYAGIPITHRGIASAVALVTGHEEPGKSKSALDWAALAAFPGTLVIYMGVTTAQTWTQALLDAGKPPETPCALVRRCSLPDQQQISCRLDEVVEQLTPASRFRPPVITIVGEVTRLAETMDWFRRRPLHGQRVLVTRPADQADELARPLEELGASVVRHSVIEVSAPQDWSDVDGAIDRLPTFQTIVFASANGVRYFMDRILECGRDLRSLAGLRIAAVGNATAAALSKYHLVADTIPPQFDADGLIAELGESVRNERVLIIRASRGSHALPVGLRSAGADVAEVVAYQNTDAAAANPDIAAMLRRGEIDWVTVTSSATAENLERLYGDDLEKCRFAAISPITAEVLRRYHRRVDAIAPTATMQALADAIAAHE; translated from the coding sequence GTGATCTCACCTCAGAAAAATCCCATCGCCCACACCGCTCCCGGATTCGTCGCTCTGGTGGGGGCGGGGCCCGGCCACCCTGAATTGCTGACCCTCCGCGGCGAACACTGGCTGCGCCGCTGCGACGTGGTGCTCTACGATGGGCTCACCAATGCCGACATGTTGGCCCATGCACCTCAAGCTGAGTGCATTTGTGTTGGCAAGCATGGGCAAACTCGAATCTGGACCCAACCCGAGATCATTGCCGAAACACTCCGTCATGCCTCTGAGGGCAAGTGCGTGGTGAGGCTCAAGGGAGGCGATCCGGCGGTATTTGCACGGACCAGCGAAGAGGTCGACGCGCTCGTCGCCGCAAAAATACGTTACGAGATTGTGCCCGGGATCACCGCCGCGTTGGCGGCAGGATCCTATGCAGGCATCCCCATCACCCATCGCGGAATCGCATCCGCAGTCGCCTTGGTGACCGGGCACGAGGAGCCAGGCAAGTCCAAATCTGCTCTGGATTGGGCTGCTCTGGCGGCTTTCCCGGGCACGCTGGTGATTTACATGGGCGTGACAACCGCACAGACATGGACGCAGGCACTGCTCGACGCAGGAAAACCGCCAGAAACGCCGTGCGCATTGGTGCGCCGATGCAGCCTACCGGACCAGCAACAGATCTCCTGTCGGCTCGACGAGGTGGTGGAGCAACTGACACCCGCCAGCCGATTCCGGCCGCCGGTGATTACCATTGTGGGCGAAGTGACGCGACTGGCCGAAACGATGGACTGGTTCCGCCGCCGACCACTCCATGGCCAACGCGTGCTCGTGACGCGCCCGGCCGACCAAGCCGATGAACTCGCTCGCCCCCTCGAGGAACTGGGCGCCAGTGTGGTTCGCCACAGCGTTATCGAGGTGAGTGCACCCCAGGATTGGTCGGACGTCGACGGTGCTATCGATCGGCTACCTACCTTCCAAACCATCGTTTTTGCCAGTGCCAACGGAGTGCGATATTTCATGGATCGCATTCTCGAATGCGGCCGAGATCTACGCTCTCTTGCCGGCCTGCGGATTGCCGCCGTTGGCAACGCAACAGCGGCTGCTCTGAGTAAGTATCACCTGGTCGCCGATACGATTCCCCCACAATTCGATGCCGATGGTCTGATCGCGGAACTCGGCGAGAGTGTCCGAAACGAACGCGTACTAATCATTCGGGCCAGTCGCGGCAGCCACGCATTGCCTGTTGGTTTGCGGTCCGCTGGCGCTGACGTCGCCGAAGTCGTCGCGTACCAAAACACGGATGCCGCAGCCGCGAATCCGGACATCGCTGCCATGCTACGCCGCGGCGAGATCGACTGGGTCACCGTCACGAGCAGCGCAACCGCCGAAAACCTGGAGCGACTCTATGGGGACGATCTGGAGAAATGTCGCTTCGCGGCGATCAGTCCGATCACCGCCGAGGTACTCCGCCGATATCACCGCCGTGTCGATGCGATCGCTCCCACGGCAACCATGCAAGCCCTCGCCGACGCCATCGCAGCCCATGAGTAG
- the rpsT gene encoding 30S ribosomal protein S20, whose translation MPNTQSAKKRLRQSEVRRLRNRGVRSNMRGAVRRVREAVAAGEHEKAQSEFRLACKKLDQAAARNVIHRNAAARTKSRLAAAVKKVAQAA comes from the coding sequence ATGCCAAATACCCAGAGCGCCAAGAAACGACTCCGTCAAAGCGAAGTCCGCCGTCTCCGAAATCGCGGCGTCCGCAGTAACATGCGTGGCGCTGTCCGCCGTGTCCGCGAAGCAGTTGCTGCTGGCGAGCACGAAAAGGCTCAGAGCGAGTTTCGGTTGGCGTGCAAAAAGCTCGACCAAGCTGCGGCTCGTAATGTCATCCACCGCAACGCCGCCGCTCGGACCAAGAGCCGACTCGCTGCAGCGGTGAAAAAGGTCGCACAAGCCGCCTAA
- the ispD gene encoding 2-C-methyl-D-erythritol 4-phosphate cytidylyltransferase — protein sequence MTSLPVASVAVVLPAAGSGQRFGDHANKLFAHLDGRPLWTHAAETLLRRVEVNLIWLVVSPQDHDRFADQVSSLSQPDRVRLVIGGAQRSDSVAAALAEINRSSSEATRWIAIHDAARPLLKDSDVSAVFECAAQTGAAILATPVTGTLKRGSGDNSACQTIDRRGVWVAQTPQVFAVDVVSQAYARHRGRPATDDAELVERTGHPVSLISGAADNLKITYPEDLAVAAALMQTRLS from the coding sequence ATGACATCACTCCCGGTCGCGAGCGTTGCTGTCGTCTTGCCCGCCGCTGGCAGCGGCCAGCGATTTGGTGATCACGCCAATAAACTCTTTGCTCATTTGGACGGGCGTCCGCTCTGGACGCATGCCGCCGAAACGCTGCTGCGCCGAGTTGAGGTGAACCTCATCTGGCTGGTCGTGTCCCCACAGGATCACGATCGTTTTGCGGATCAGGTATCGAGTTTGTCGCAGCCCGACAGGGTTCGGCTTGTTATTGGCGGTGCCCAACGCAGCGACAGCGTTGCTGCGGCGCTCGCGGAAATCAATCGCTCCAGTAGTGAAGCGACTCGTTGGATAGCGATCCATGACGCCGCTCGCCCGTTGCTGAAGGACTCCGACGTATCGGCCGTGTTCGAGTGTGCGGCGCAGACGGGTGCGGCGATCTTGGCCACGCCCGTGACCGGAACACTCAAGCGTGGCTCTGGCGACAATTCCGCTTGCCAGACCATCGATCGCAGAGGAGTATGGGTAGCCCAGACACCGCAGGTGTTTGCCGTCGACGTTGTGAGTCAAGCATATGCTCGCCATCGGGGCCGGCCTGCGACGGACGACGCGGAGTTGGTCGAGCGAACAGGTCATCCCGTTTCGCTAATCAGCGGCGCTGCAGACAATCTAAAAATCACTTATCCCGAAGACTTGGCGGTCGCCGCAGCATTGATGCAAACCCGGTTATCGTAA
- the tyrS gene encoding tyrosine--tRNA ligase: protein MTQSNSEAVAETSAGTSSTENLLEELRWRGLIHQTTDEDGLGKLLASGPQSIYIGFDPTASSLHVGGLMQLMMLRRFQRAGHRPIALVGGATGMIGDPSGKSEERNLLSAEQLQCNVDGVAAQMRRFLDFAGEAGFSGQNGALLLNNFDWMKGYSYLEFLRDVGKNFPIGTMMGKESVRSRINSDAGLSYTEFSYMLLQAYDFVHLSRTHGCRIQAGGSDQWGNITAGIDLGRRMTGDQLFGLTAPLLTTSDGKKMGKTEKGAIWLDADRTSPYAFYQYWVHVNDEDVMRCIAYLTEIDKDEYDELAERTDKAAGERAAQKRLAQWMTELVHGSEGLQSAERATTILFGGDIGNTPDAELQEIFADVPSCDVTTEQIAGDGLWIIEALQLAGLCSSGGDARRSVKENSISLNSVRVGDEQKRISREDFAGRSVVVLRRGKRKYALLKLMPDASLGEKNANAT from the coding sequence ATGACGCAGTCGAACTCCGAAGCGGTCGCCGAGACATCAGCGGGAACGTCCTCAACTGAAAACCTGCTTGAGGAACTGCGGTGGCGTGGCTTGATCCACCAGACCACCGATGAAGATGGACTTGGCAAACTACTAGCTTCGGGGCCGCAAAGTATCTACATCGGTTTTGATCCGACCGCCTCGAGTCTGCACGTGGGTGGGTTGATGCAGTTGATGATGCTGCGTCGGTTCCAGCGAGCGGGGCATCGCCCGATCGCATTGGTCGGAGGTGCCACAGGGATGATCGGCGACCCGAGTGGCAAGAGTGAAGAACGCAATTTGCTCTCTGCGGAACAGTTGCAATGCAATGTCGACGGGGTCGCTGCACAAATGCGGCGCTTCCTGGACTTCGCGGGCGAGGCGGGGTTCAGCGGCCAGAATGGCGCGCTGTTGTTAAACAATTTTGATTGGATGAAGGGCTACTCGTACCTCGAATTTCTGCGGGATGTTGGTAAGAACTTCCCCATCGGCACGATGATGGGCAAAGAATCGGTGCGGAGCCGTATCAATAGCGATGCGGGATTAAGCTACACCGAATTCAGCTACATGTTGTTGCAGGCGTATGACTTTGTGCATTTATCGCGGACTCATGGCTGCCGTATCCAGGCCGGCGGTAGCGACCAGTGGGGCAACATTACTGCTGGCATTGATCTGGGTCGGCGGATGACAGGTGACCAGCTCTTTGGGCTGACCGCACCGCTGCTGACGACCAGCGATGGCAAAAAAATGGGTAAGACTGAGAAGGGTGCGATTTGGTTGGATGCGGATCGCACCAGCCCCTATGCGTTCTACCAGTACTGGGTCCATGTCAACGACGAAGATGTGATGCGATGCATCGCTTACCTGACCGAGATCGATAAAGATGAGTACGACGAGTTAGCTGAGCGAACCGACAAGGCAGCTGGAGAACGGGCGGCTCAAAAACGCTTGGCCCAGTGGATGACCGAGTTGGTGCATGGCAGTGAGGGTCTGCAGTCGGCCGAGCGAGCGACGACCATTCTCTTCGGCGGTGACATTGGAAATACGCCCGATGCGGAACTGCAGGAAATCTTTGCTGATGTGCCCAGTTGTGATGTCACGACGGAGCAGATTGCCGGTGATGGATTGTGGATCATCGAGGCGTTGCAGCTGGCTGGGCTATGCTCGAGCGGCGGAGACGCACGTCGTAGCGTCAAGGAAAACAGCATCTCGCTCAATAGCGTTCGCGTTGGAGATGAACAGAAGCGGATCTCACGCGAAGATTTTGCGGGGCGAAGTGTCGTTGTGCTGCGTCGTGGGAAGCGAAAATATGCACTGTTAAAACTCATGCCCGATGCATCCTTAGGTGAAAAAAATGCGAACGCAACTTGA
- a CDS encoding DUF4404 family protein, with amino-acid sequence MRTQLEETLQQLRAQLAGLESLAPEQRRQLQTTVDEIEHSLDEQDVSSHSIATRLSDATAEFQESHPSLTNSVGRIADMLAQMGI; translated from the coding sequence ATGCGAACGCAACTTGAAGAAACGCTCCAGCAGCTCCGCGCTCAGCTTGCTGGTCTCGAAAGCTTAGCTCCCGAGCAGCGGCGGCAACTGCAGACGACCGTTGATGAAATCGAGCATAGTCTCGACGAGCAAGATGTCAGTTCCCACTCGATTGCTACTCGATTGAGCGATGCCACTGCGGAGTTCCAGGAGTCGCATCCATCGTTGACCAATAGTGTCGGGCGCATAGCGGACATGCTCGCGCAAATGGGAATCTGA
- a CDS encoding GntR family transcriptional regulator: protein MLIRRASSTISRTPIQMGASQDAKRNEVSARTREPVGQEIHSIRAYQYLRNRLISGDFEPGTRLLYGPIGKELGVSATPVREAAGRLANEGLVDLVPQIGAVVRTIGRAELIEIYEVREIIEPGAAAIAARKATADQIASIEAELTKMYAAAADQERSGTDVAGREIKREFDRADLSFHMRSLEATGNRAIVQTATHSHALIRVFGIRKNIHDADSMKLTCAQHQAILDAIASHDADAAAAAALEHIQYGLMLYLKLMEQLGMESDIGQASEVE, encoded by the coding sequence ATGTTGATACGCAGAGCGTCGAGTACAATCAGTCGCACTCCGATCCAGATGGGTGCATCACAGGATGCGAAACGCAACGAAGTATCTGCTAGAACGAGAGAGCCCGTGGGCCAAGAGATTCATTCCATTCGTGCGTATCAGTATCTGCGCAACCGATTGATTTCGGGAGATTTTGAACCAGGAACTCGGTTGCTCTATGGGCCCATCGGAAAGGAACTCGGTGTCAGTGCAACGCCCGTGCGTGAGGCTGCCGGGCGACTGGCTAATGAAGGATTGGTCGATCTCGTTCCTCAAATCGGTGCCGTGGTCCGTACGATTGGACGCGCCGAACTGATTGAGATTTACGAGGTGCGCGAGATTATCGAACCTGGTGCAGCGGCGATTGCTGCTCGCAAGGCGACCGCGGACCAAATCGCGAGCATCGAAGCGGAGCTCACGAAAATGTACGCCGCGGCCGCTGATCAGGAGCGTTCAGGGACTGACGTTGCGGGGCGTGAAATCAAGCGGGAGTTTGACCGTGCCGATTTATCGTTTCATATGCGATCTCTCGAGGCGACAGGCAACCGCGCGATCGTGCAAACGGCCACGCACTCACATGCCTTGATCCGCGTATTTGGAATTCGGAAGAATATTCACGACGCCGACTCAATGAAATTGACTTGCGCTCAACATCAAGCGATCTTGGATGCCATCGCCAGCCATGATGCGGACGCGGCAGCGGCGGCCGCGCTCGAGCACATCCAATACGGGCTGATGCTGTATCTGAAATTGATGGAACAGCTCGGTATGGAATCTGATATTGGCCAGGCATCCGAGGTCGAGTGA
- a CDS encoding adenylate/guanylate cyclase domain-containing protein, which produces MPDLIAQGAVESQGTTPGSGRWRRGLPEIAAGRDVLLGRQPQSSPPPERSSLLGGPAHVDVRAATAPGQRQKRHVAAIPWAVPWDSSISRHHAILTPLSGDRLQVERDPRARNPIFYRGKPRDQFVLVPGEHFVIGKTTFTLARRPGFSVEPNRDSRPAELAGGPAISDSSTSPTPDYMVGSDSGEVTEMAFAESALRQKNFYDSQARIELLARLPDLVAGSVSDDELFARVTDVLLRATPSASAVAIVRANVRDPDLQASESMSDASAMQILHYDVRDNQSNSHDVSTKLVNATLRRRDSVLHLWETLPSRPSAGQHGAEAEVPEYTVNENVDWAFCVPLRSEACRGWVLYVTGSRAGVMAAGTRMSGSSASDARTLVDRLSDDVKFAEVVGSLVSGIRQANQFQQRHAAMRRFFAPVVLDAIAGTDSENWLQPRECSLSVMFCDLRGFSLTSEIQGGQLLTLLEQVSDALGVMTKHILNTEGVIGDFHGDAAMGFWGWPLPLPHGTDPMIAASAAAAQAAADIRRDYARGETEFRCGIGIASGRAVAGRIGTVDQVKVTAFGPVVNLASRLEGLTKVFGVEIIVDHLTAKHLRGPASEAQPIDSSVLSVAEGPGVIHGSSGAGFRLRTLGRVRAAGTRTPVEIYQLIVPLEGHPQLSQDELELSRAAFAAFGEGRWDDAYQQLHELPAWDRPKDVLLQRILEHHRVAPPGWDGVLAFAK; this is translated from the coding sequence ATGCCTGACCTCATCGCGCAAGGGGCTGTCGAATCCCAGGGAACCACGCCCGGCTCAGGCCGTTGGCGACGCGGGTTGCCGGAGATCGCCGCTGGTCGCGACGTGTTGCTCGGACGTCAGCCGCAGTCGTCTCCACCGCCGGAGCGGTCATCTTTGCTGGGCGGTCCCGCCCATGTCGATGTGCGTGCGGCCACAGCGCCGGGACAGCGTCAGAAACGCCATGTTGCCGCGATCCCATGGGCGGTTCCTTGGGACAGTTCCATCTCGCGGCACCATGCGATCCTGACACCACTGAGTGGTGATCGATTGCAGGTCGAGCGTGATCCGCGTGCCCGCAACCCGATCTTCTACCGCGGTAAGCCACGCGATCAGTTTGTCCTCGTTCCCGGCGAGCACTTTGTGATTGGGAAGACCACCTTCACACTCGCTCGCCGTCCAGGGTTTTCTGTCGAACCGAACCGAGACTCCCGGCCTGCTGAGCTTGCAGGAGGTCCCGCAATTTCTGATTCATCCACTTCACCGACGCCTGACTACATGGTCGGATCCGACAGCGGTGAGGTGACGGAAATGGCGTTTGCTGAGTCGGCTCTCCGACAGAAGAACTTTTATGATTCGCAGGCCCGCATCGAACTGTTAGCTCGACTGCCTGATCTGGTTGCAGGAAGTGTCAGTGACGATGAGCTATTTGCTCGGGTCACCGATGTTTTGCTGCGGGCGACTCCCTCTGCATCGGCTGTCGCAATTGTGCGAGCAAATGTCCGCGACCCAGATTTGCAAGCATCTGAGTCGATGTCGGACGCATCTGCCATGCAGATCCTGCACTACGATGTTCGTGACAATCAGTCGAACTCGCACGACGTGAGCACGAAGTTGGTCAACGCTACGCTGCGCCGCCGTGATAGCGTCCTGCATCTCTGGGAGACGTTGCCCTCGCGGCCGTCCGCCGGCCAGCACGGGGCGGAGGCTGAGGTTCCTGAGTACACCGTGAACGAGAACGTTGATTGGGCGTTTTGTGTTCCCCTGCGGAGCGAGGCGTGCCGTGGTTGGGTGCTCTACGTGACCGGCAGCCGAGCGGGCGTGATGGCGGCCGGGACCCGCATGTCGGGAAGTTCGGCGAGCGATGCGAGAACGCTTGTCGATCGACTGAGTGACGACGTCAAATTCGCTGAAGTCGTCGGCTCGCTGGTGTCGGGAATCCGTCAGGCCAATCAGTTTCAGCAACGGCATGCGGCGATGCGCCGATTCTTTGCGCCGGTCGTACTCGATGCGATCGCTGGCACCGATTCAGAGAATTGGCTGCAGCCGCGTGAATGCAGTCTGTCGGTCATGTTTTGTGACCTGCGTGGGTTTTCTCTGACGTCCGAAATTCAGGGCGGCCAATTGCTCACGTTGCTCGAACAGGTCAGTGATGCTCTCGGCGTGATGACCAAGCACATCCTTAATACCGAAGGGGTCATCGGCGATTTTCACGGGGATGCTGCGATGGGGTTTTGGGGTTGGCCATTGCCCCTGCCACACGGCACCGATCCAATGATTGCTGCGAGCGCTGCGGCCGCTCAAGCAGCAGCCGATATTCGTCGCGATTATGCCAGAGGCGAGACTGAGTTTCGCTGTGGAATTGGGATCGCATCGGGTCGCGCGGTCGCGGGAAGGATTGGCACGGTCGATCAAGTCAAGGTGACGGCGTTCGGCCCCGTGGTGAATCTGGCCAGCCGACTCGAAGGGCTGACGAAGGTGTTTGGTGTCGAGATCATTGTTGATCACCTCACGGCGAAACATTTGCGAGGTCCAGCGTCGGAGGCTCAGCCGATCGATTCGAGCGTTTTATCCGTAGCGGAGGGGCCTGGTGTGATCCATGGTAGCTCCGGTGCAGGGTTTCGGTTGCGAACACTCGGCCGGGTGCGTGCGGCAGGGACGCGGACACCCGTCGAGATCTATCAGCTGATTGTCCCGCTCGAAGGCCATCCACAGCTCAGCCAGGATGAACTGGAGCTATCGCGTGCCGCCTTTGCCGCATTCGGAGAGGGGCGGTGGGACGATGCCTATCAGCAGTTGCACGAATTGCCTGCGTGGGATCGACCGAAAGATGTGCTATTGCAACGAATTCTAGAGCATCACCGCGTCGCACCACCAGGCTGGGATGGCGTGCTCGCTTTTGCGAAGTAG